A region from the Salvia splendens isolate huo1 chromosome 15, SspV2, whole genome shotgun sequence genome encodes:
- the LOC121766813 gene encoding uncharacterized protein LOC121766813, whose product MNGNHGAGVNEHQQNGSTFSTAKTLVLTPVSTSRVMPQADKPEKFKGSEFKRWQQKMLFYLTTLGVANFLTEDAPVVSEEETDFHVRNVYVRCLASRTKTSKELWEALDKKYRVEDAGTKKYVVAKFLDYKMVDSRPVVAQAKELQIIIHDVHAEGMVLPDQFIIADNRRYHQKPGSSEDSKANLIERGRFSKRPRPNEKDKGKGKAVARKFEGNCYNCDRSGHMAKDCRKPKKKKAKKDLNLGEKNFDEDDLAAVVSEVNHIEISFQHTNKSKGKRLHMGNQNSSEAIGLGEVKLKMTSGHELKLKDVLYVPDIRKNLVSGSLLVRHGFNYALNSYAYRFLVHKSVVPHIAEGMTMESWNAIFFDNVYPCKKQEDR is encoded by the exons ATGAACGGAAACCATGGAGCTGGAGTAAACGAACACCAACAAAATGGATCTACTTTTTCTACTGCCAAAACATTGGTGTTGACACCTGTTTCGACCTCGAGGGTGATGCCTCAGGCCGATAAGCCAGAGAAATTTAAGGGCTCTGAATTTAAACGTTGGCAACAAAAGATGTTATTCTACCTAACTACGTTAGGTgttgccaacttcctcacggaagaTGCGCCAGTCGTATCTGAGGAAGAGACAGACTTCCATGTCCGGAATGTCTACGTTAGGTGTTTGGCATCAA GGACTAAGACCTCAAAAGAATTATGGGAGGCTCTTGACAAGAAGTACCGCGTCGAGGACGCCGGTACAAAAAAGTATGTAGTTGCAAAATTTTTAGACTACAAGATGGTGGACTCTCGTCCAGTGGTGGCGCAAGCCAAAGAGCTGCAAATCATAATACATGATGTCCACGCTGAAGGAATGGTCTTACCAGATCAGTTCATTATTGCG GATAATAGGCGTTATCATCAGAAGCCGGGAAGCTCGGAAGACTCAAAGGCAAATCTGATAGAGCGAGGAAGATTCTCAAAACGTCCCCGCCCAAATGAGAAAGATAAAGGGAAAGGGAAGGCAGTTGCCAGAAAGTTTGAAGGAAACTGCTATAACTGTGACAGATCGGGTCATATGGCGAAGGACTGCCGAAAACCCAAGAAAAAGAAAGCCAAGAAAGACTTGAACCTGGGCGAGAAGAACTTCGATGAGGATGACTTGGCGGCCGTGGTCTCTGAAGTGAACCAT ATCGAAATCAGTTTTCAACATACAAACAAGTCGAAGGGAAAAAGACTTCACATGGGCAACCAAAACTCATCCGAAGCTATCGGCTTGGGAGAAGTGAAGCTCAAGATGACGTCAGGTCATGAGCTGAAACTGAAGGATGTGCTatatgtcccagacatccggaagaacctagtttcGGGTAGCCTACTTGTTAGACATGGTTTCAA TTATGCACTCAATAGCTACGCCTATCGTTTCTTGGTCCATAAGTCAGTTGTGCCTCACATAGCTGAAGGAATGACCATGGAATCatggaatgctatattctttgataATGTTTATCCTTGCAAGAAGCAAGAGGACCGTTAA